A region of Micromonospora chokoriensis DNA encodes the following proteins:
- a CDS encoding DUF1622 domain-containing protein — translation MEPAELLRHGDQVLVAVVEVAGALVIFVGAVWAAVRFVVEGLRHRTAARFTPIRLSLGRFLTLGLEFQLAADVLRTAVSPSFEQIGQLAAIATIRTALNYFLGREIRQEQRQVAEGERHG, via the coding sequence GTGGAGCCGGCCGAGCTGTTGCGACACGGCGACCAGGTGTTGGTGGCCGTGGTGGAGGTGGCCGGCGCCCTGGTGATCTTCGTGGGCGCCGTCTGGGCGGCGGTGCGGTTCGTGGTCGAGGGGCTGCGACACCGCACCGCCGCCCGTTTCACGCCGATCCGGCTGTCGCTGGGCCGGTTCCTGACGCTCGGCCTGGAATTCCAGTTGGCGGCGGACGTGCTGCGGACCGCGGTGTCCCCGTCGTTCGAGCAGATCGGCCAACTGGCCGCGATCGCGACGATCCGGACGGCGTTGAACTACTTCCTGGGCCGGGAGATCCGCCAGGAGCAGCGCCAGGTGGCCGAGGGGGAGCGTCACGGGTGA
- the nhaA gene encoding Na+/H+ antiporter NhaA, with protein MTTPPSDQRPRTMRLFTRSSWPQARHLADVLRTETVGGALLLLGAAVALVWANSPWSDSYTRLAHWVPWPGGASWHLDLDVAAWAADGLLAVFFFVVGLELKREFVAGDLRDPRRAALPVVAALGGMLLPALIYVAVVLSAGGEGLRGWAVPTATDIAFALAVLAVVSTHLPHGLRAFLLTLAVVDDLFAITIIAVFYTADLQPAALFAALASIGIFAILVRRGGAWKWALIPLAITAWALMHASGVHATVAGVLLGFTVPVLAGPRTATGDRSASDAEGGLAARLEHRWRPVSAGFAVPVFALFAAGVTLRGSDLTALLTDPVVIAVVAALVLGKSVGIFGSTYLLARFTRAELDQDVTWSDLLGIAMLGGIGFTVSLLIGDLAFGVDSTTDGRVKAAVLLGSVISAGLAAAVLVRRNAAYRRVAERERLDADGDGVPDIYQRPAEG; from the coding sequence ATGACCACCCCGCCATCCGACCAGCGCCCGCGGACGATGCGACTGTTCACCCGGTCGTCCTGGCCGCAGGCCCGACACCTGGCCGACGTGCTGCGGACCGAGACCGTGGGCGGCGCGCTGCTGCTGCTCGGTGCCGCTGTCGCGCTCGTCTGGGCCAACTCCCCGTGGTCCGACTCGTACACCCGGCTGGCCCACTGGGTCCCCTGGCCCGGCGGCGCGTCCTGGCACCTGGACCTGGACGTCGCCGCGTGGGCGGCCGACGGCCTGTTGGCCGTCTTCTTCTTCGTGGTGGGCCTGGAACTCAAGCGGGAGTTCGTCGCCGGGGACCTGCGCGACCCACGCCGGGCCGCGCTGCCGGTGGTCGCCGCGCTCGGCGGAATGCTGCTGCCCGCGCTGATCTACGTGGCGGTCGTCCTGAGCGCGGGTGGAGAGGGGCTACGCGGTTGGGCCGTTCCGACCGCCACCGACATCGCCTTCGCGCTCGCCGTACTCGCGGTGGTCAGCACACATCTGCCCCACGGCCTCCGCGCATTCCTGCTCACCCTCGCCGTGGTCGACGATCTGTTCGCGATCACCATCATCGCGGTCTTCTACACCGCCGACCTACAGCCCGCCGCACTGTTCGCCGCACTGGCGTCGATCGGGATCTTCGCGATTCTGGTGCGGCGCGGAGGTGCCTGGAAGTGGGCGCTCATCCCCCTGGCGATCACCGCCTGGGCGCTGATGCACGCCTCCGGTGTGCACGCCACGGTGGCCGGCGTCCTGCTCGGCTTCACGGTCCCGGTGCTGGCGGGTCCCCGGACGGCGACCGGTGACCGATCGGCCTCCGACGCCGAGGGTGGGCTCGCCGCGCGCCTGGAGCACCGCTGGCGCCCGGTGTCGGCCGGCTTCGCCGTACCGGTCTTCGCCCTGTTCGCCGCCGGGGTCACACTGCGCGGCAGCGACCTGACGGCCCTGCTGACCGACCCGGTGGTGATCGCCGTCGTCGCCGCTCTGGTGCTCGGCAAGAGCGTCGGCATCTTCGGCTCGACCTACCTGCTGGCCCGGTTCACCCGGGCCGAACTGGACCAGGACGTCACCTGGTCCGACCTGCTCGGTATCGCGATGCTCGGCGGCATCGGCTTCACGGTCTCGCTGCTCATCGGTGACCTCGCCTTCGGCGTCGACAGCACCACCGACGGCCGGGTCAAGGCGGCCGTGCTGCTCGGTTCGGTGATCTCCGCCGGGCTGGCCGCGGCGGTGCTCGTCCGGCGCAACGCGGCGTACCGCCGGGTGGCGGAGCGGGAACGGCTCGACGCCGACGGCGACGGCGTGCCCGACATCTACCAGCGGCCCGCCGAGGGCTGA
- a CDS encoding polysaccharide biosynthesis tyrosine autokinase, which translates to MDLLRQLRHVRRHWWVALVTVMVALGVSAFLTVRAQPRYVASVTFFVTTPNTGVTDAYQGGLFLQQRVKSYADLLTSDRLAQSVVAETPVGLTADEVQRRVTTSTETGTVMLQASVTDTDQTRALRVTESLSAKFVELVQKVETTPEGKAPIKIEVVSGPRVSANPVSPQPVRNLTLGGLIGLLLGIGLAILRGVADVRLRDAAGLQRATGSPLLGEIPFEGNARSAPLIVGDAATSARAEAVRKLRTNLRFVDVHEPARVIAVTSALQGEGKTTLSCNLAIALAEAGWRVLLVDADLRRPKVDDYLGLDAGVGLTDVLVGDVQVGDVVQRWGDKSLLVLPSGSAPPNPSELLGSKAMSDLLLALRESADIVIIDTAPLLAVTDGVVVAVQADGALLVTQQGRTSRTQVAAAARSLHSVSVRLLGCVLNMAKVAKAEAYQYEAYRVVASTPTQSVPAERTASGRHVATTDGVNGVTDHTQELTRLPR; encoded by the coding sequence ATGGATCTGCTCCGCCAATTGCGTCACGTGCGTAGGCACTGGTGGGTCGCGCTGGTCACGGTCATGGTGGCCCTGGGCGTCTCGGCCTTCCTGACGGTGCGCGCCCAACCCCGGTACGTCGCGTCGGTGACGTTCTTCGTCACCACCCCCAACACCGGCGTCACGGATGCCTACCAGGGTGGACTCTTCCTCCAACAGCGCGTCAAGTCGTACGCGGACCTGCTCACCAGCGACCGACTGGCACAGAGCGTGGTGGCCGAGACCCCGGTCGGCCTCACCGCGGACGAGGTGCAGCGGCGGGTGACCACCTCCACGGAGACCGGCACGGTCATGCTCCAGGCGTCGGTTACCGACACCGACCAGACCCGGGCGTTGCGCGTGACGGAGAGCCTGTCGGCGAAGTTCGTCGAACTCGTCCAGAAGGTCGAGACGACGCCCGAGGGCAAGGCGCCGATCAAGATCGAGGTGGTCAGTGGTCCCCGGGTGAGCGCCAACCCCGTGTCGCCGCAGCCGGTTCGGAACCTCACCCTCGGTGGCCTGATCGGTCTGCTCCTCGGTATCGGCCTGGCGATCCTGCGCGGTGTGGCCGACGTCCGGCTGCGCGACGCCGCCGGTCTGCAACGGGCCACCGGCAGCCCCCTGCTCGGCGAGATTCCGTTCGAGGGCAACGCCCGCAGCGCGCCGCTGATCGTGGGTGACGCCGCAACATCCGCGCGGGCCGAGGCGGTGCGCAAGTTGCGTACCAATCTGCGTTTCGTGGATGTCCACGAGCCGGCTCGGGTCATCGCCGTGACCAGCGCCCTGCAGGGTGAGGGGAAGACCACCCTGTCCTGCAACCTGGCCATCGCCCTGGCCGAGGCGGGCTGGCGGGTGCTGCTGGTCGACGCGGATCTGCGCCGCCCGAAGGTCGACGACTACCTGGGCCTGGACGCGGGCGTCGGCCTCACCGACGTGCTCGTCGGCGACGTGCAGGTCGGCGACGTGGTCCAGCGCTGGGGAGACAAGTCGCTGCTGGTGCTGCCCAGCGGTTCCGCCCCGCCGAACCCGAGCGAGCTGCTCGGTTCCAAGGCGATGTCAGACCTGCTGCTGGCGCTCCGGGAGTCGGCGGACATCGTGATCATCGACACCGCGCCGCTGCTCGCGGTGACCGACGGCGTGGTCGTCGCCGTACAGGCGGACGGGGCGCTGCTGGTGACCCAGCAGGGTCGTACCTCGCGGACCCAGGTCGCCGCCGCCGCCCGTTCACTGCACTCGGTCTCGGTGCGTCTACTCGGCTGCGTGCTCAACATGGCGAAGGTGGCCAAGGCCGAGGCGTACCAGTACGAGGCCTACCGGGTGGTCGCCTCGACGCCCACGCAGTCGGTGCCGGCCGAACGGACCGCGTCCGGTCGGCATGTCGCGACCACCGACGGAGTCAACGGCGTCACCGATCACACCCAGGAACTCACCCGGCTGCCCCGATGA
- a CDS encoding arsenate reductase/protein-tyrosine-phosphatase family protein, which produces MADRVLFVCHANLCRSPMAEFLARRLLAGRPVTVASAGTDAIDGLGMHPYAMEVATDSGADPAAFRTRALRPEYLADATLVLTATRRQRSVCTALAPAALHRTFTVRQFGRLAAAAEPPAGSADDSLPAAIAAAALARGRLQPAAPDADDLPDPIGGTAADFRRCAEEIERSLRPLAALIGAAG; this is translated from the coding sequence ATGGCTGATCGTGTGTTGTTCGTCTGCCACGCCAACCTGTGCCGGTCGCCGATGGCCGAGTTCCTGGCCCGCCGACTGCTGGCCGGTCGGCCCGTCACGGTGGCCAGTGCCGGCACCGACGCGATCGACGGGCTGGGCATGCACCCGTACGCCATGGAGGTCGCGACCGACAGCGGCGCGGACCCGGCGGCGTTCCGGACCCGGGCGTTGCGCCCCGAATACCTCGCCGACGCGACGCTGGTGCTGACCGCGACCCGACGCCAGCGTTCGGTCTGCACCGCGCTGGCGCCGGCCGCGCTGCACCGGACGTTCACCGTGCGCCAGTTCGGCCGGCTGGCCGCGGCGGCCGAACCGCCCGCCGGATCGGCCGACGACTCCTTGCCGGCGGCGATCGCCGCCGCCGCCCTGGCCCGGGGACGGCTGCAACCCGCCGCCCCGGACGCGGACGACCTCCCGGACCCGATCGGCGGCACCGCCGCCGACTTCCGACGCTGCGCCGAGGAGATCGAACGGTCGCTGCGACCCCTCGCCGCGCTCATCGGGGCAGCCGGGTGA
- a CDS encoding glycosyltransferase family 4 protein: MRIGILSYHFPPEPAFIPGSLAEELAARGHEVRVLTGFPDYPGGHVYPGWRQRWHHETHSRQLTVRRVPRYPGRVTSAKGRTASYLSFAGSATWVARRYFSDLDALYVFQLPATTFAAAGVLRLLGQVPAVLHVQDVWTRDGAEETGEDRWAARMGGAMTRIFRTAARIAVAAPSMRDLVVAAGADPTRVRTVLNWTDERIFHPVTPGVAARHLIRRDGRCVVMHAGTIGARQGLETAVRAAAALDRTMDLVLVGSGADERRVRGLAAELGADNVRFVERRSPVDMPELYAAADYQLVMLRDLPELRGTVPGKLQAALSCAAPVVASAGGDTAELVERARAGLSCPPEDWAALADRFWLAATIPPPARTEMGRRGRSAYLREMSLPAGVDRIERLLHEAAGRATAPATEPRGKLA, translated from the coding sequence GTGAGGATCGGCATCCTGTCGTACCACTTTCCGCCCGAGCCGGCGTTCATCCCCGGGAGTCTCGCGGAGGAGTTGGCCGCGCGTGGGCACGAGGTTCGGGTGCTCACCGGATTCCCGGACTACCCGGGCGGCCACGTCTATCCCGGCTGGCGACAGCGATGGCACCACGAGACGCACAGTAGGCAGCTGACCGTCCGACGGGTGCCGCGCTACCCCGGGCGGGTGACGTCCGCCAAGGGCCGGACGGCCAGCTACCTGTCCTTCGCGGGCAGCGCGACGTGGGTGGCCCGGCGGTACTTCAGCGATCTGGACGCGCTCTACGTCTTCCAACTACCGGCGACGACGTTCGCCGCCGCCGGTGTGCTCCGGTTGCTCGGACAGGTCCCGGCGGTGCTGCACGTGCAGGACGTCTGGACCCGTGACGGCGCCGAGGAGACCGGCGAGGACCGCTGGGCGGCGCGGATGGGCGGCGCGATGACCCGGATCTTTCGGACCGCGGCGCGGATCGCGGTGGCCGCGCCGTCGATGCGGGATCTGGTGGTCGCCGCGGGCGCCGACCCGACCCGGGTACGAACGGTTCTCAACTGGACCGACGAGCGGATCTTCCACCCGGTGACGCCCGGCGTGGCTGCCCGCCACCTGATTCGCCGGGACGGTCGGTGCGTGGTGATGCACGCCGGGACCATCGGCGCGCGGCAGGGACTGGAGACCGCGGTCCGGGCGGCGGCGGCGCTGGACCGGACGATGGACCTGGTCCTCGTCGGTTCGGGCGCGGACGAGCGGCGGGTGCGGGGGCTCGCCGCCGAGCTGGGCGCGGACAATGTCCGCTTCGTGGAGCGACGGTCACCTGTCGATATGCCCGAGCTGTACGCCGCCGCCGACTACCAACTGGTCATGCTGCGCGACCTCCCGGAGTTGCGCGGCACGGTGCCGGGCAAGCTCCAGGCCGCGCTCTCGTGTGCTGCCCCGGTGGTCGCGTCGGCCGGCGGGGATACGGCCGAGCTGGTCGAACGGGCCAGGGCCGGCCTCTCCTGCCCGCCGGAGGACTGGGCGGCGCTGGCCGACCGGTTCTGGCTGGCCGCCACCATTCCGCCGCCCGCCCGGACCGAGATGGGCCGCCGAGGGCGGTCGGCCTACCTGCGGGAGATGTCGCTGCCCGCCGGGGTGGACCGGATCGAGCGACTGCTGCACGAGGCAGCGGGGCGGGCCACCGCACCGGCCACCGAACCGCGAGGAAAACTCGCTTAA
- a CDS encoding DUF4012 domain-containing protein: protein MTESERPTRRRSRSRRRRRARLRRALLSALVVGSLLLAVGGWVGFRGWQARAHLLNAAGLARELSAQVVSGDTDRALRTLGALQEQSRAARSATNDPSWQVGRRTPMVGDDLDAVRQIAAAIDSLARQAFPTLLRMDLTSLVPTGGRLDLARLSGVSAELARVNESVQGTRRDLAMVPAGRLVSQVRQALVDLRGEIDRLAGLTKAVDQGARLLPPLLGASGPRRYLLVSQNLAELRATGGMFGAYAVIEAENGAVKMGKQGSTSSLGRFTPPLKVPAETRALWTDLPGIYPADVNLSPHFPTAAALYREMFRRKTGTTVDGVLAVDPVVLSYLLKATGPVLVPGGVPLASEKVVQTLLNDSYRRLDVKQQDDFFAASAAAVFDAFFKKNVNPRVLLSAFDRAITERRILFWSARPEEQRTFGDSRMAGTLPEQDTVPTVGVFLNDGSGAKLGYYLRQTANVTVGECRPDGRRELRLRVTLRSTAPKSGLTESVLGLGMAGDPYTVRTLVSIFSPAGGAVLEARLDGVETAVGSGTERRRQVATASVDVAPGAERALEVTVLTAKTGVGQAELWLTPTASPWTTQVHSAPSCEQ, encoded by the coding sequence GTGACGGAAAGCGAACGGCCGACCCGGCGGCGGAGCCGGTCCCGGCGCCGTCGGCGTGCCCGACTGCGACGCGCCCTCCTCAGCGCCCTGGTCGTCGGCTCGCTGCTGCTGGCGGTCGGCGGTTGGGTCGGCTTCCGCGGCTGGCAGGCGCGCGCCCACCTGCTCAACGCCGCCGGCCTTGCCCGGGAGCTCAGCGCCCAGGTCGTCAGCGGAGACACCGACCGCGCCCTGCGGACGCTCGGCGCTCTTCAGGAGCAGTCCCGCGCGGCCCGGTCCGCCACCAACGACCCGAGCTGGCAGGTCGGCCGGCGCACCCCAATGGTGGGTGACGACCTCGACGCCGTTCGGCAGATCGCCGCCGCCATCGACTCGTTGGCGCGTCAGGCGTTCCCGACCCTGCTCCGGATGGACCTGACCAGCCTCGTCCCGACCGGCGGTCGACTGGACCTGGCCCGGCTCAGCGGAGTCTCCGCCGAGCTGGCCCGGGTCAACGAGTCGGTGCAGGGTACGCGCCGGGACCTCGCGATGGTGCCGGCCGGCAGGCTGGTCAGCCAGGTCCGGCAGGCGCTCGTCGACCTGCGTGGCGAGATCGACCGCCTGGCCGGTCTCACCAAGGCGGTGGACCAGGGCGCCCGCCTGCTGCCGCCACTGCTCGGCGCGAGTGGACCGCGGCGATACCTGCTGGTCTCGCAGAACCTTGCCGAGCTGCGCGCCACCGGCGGCATGTTCGGCGCGTACGCGGTGATCGAGGCGGAGAACGGCGCTGTGAAGATGGGTAAGCAGGGCAGCACGTCCTCGCTCGGCCGCTTCACCCCACCGCTGAAGGTGCCCGCCGAGACCCGCGCGCTCTGGACCGACCTCCCCGGCATCTACCCGGCCGACGTCAACCTGTCTCCGCACTTCCCGACCGCCGCGGCGCTGTACCGCGAGATGTTCCGTCGGAAGACGGGCACCACCGTCGACGGCGTGCTCGCCGTCGACCCGGTGGTGCTGTCCTATCTGCTGAAGGCGACCGGCCCGGTGCTGGTGCCCGGCGGTGTCCCGCTGGCCAGCGAGAAGGTCGTGCAGACACTGCTCAACGACAGTTACCGACGGCTCGACGTCAAACAGCAGGACGACTTCTTCGCGGCGTCGGCGGCTGCCGTCTTCGACGCCTTCTTCAAGAAGAATGTCAACCCACGGGTGTTGTTGTCCGCATTTGACCGTGCTATCACCGAACGCCGGATATTGTTCTGGAGTGCCCGACCTGAGGAACAGCGGACGTTCGGCGACAGCCGGATGGCCGGGACGCTTCCGGAACAGGACACCGTGCCGACGGTCGGCGTGTTCCTCAACGACGGCAGCGGCGCGAAGCTCGGCTACTACCTACGGCAGACGGCGAACGTGACGGTCGGCGAATGCCGCCCCGACGGCCGCCGCGAGCTGCGGCTCCGCGTGACCCTGCGCTCCACGGCACCGAAGTCCGGACTCACCGAGTCCGTCCTCGGTCTCGGTATGGCTGGTGATCCGTACACCGTCCGAACGTTGGTGTCGATCTTCAGCCCAGCAGGCGGAGCGGTGCTCGAGGCCCGGCTCGACGGGGTCGAGACCGCCGTTGGTAGCGGCACCGAACGTCGCCGTCAGGTGGCGACCGCCAGCGTCGACGTCGCCCCCGGCGCCGAGAGGGCGTTGGAGGTGACCGTGTTGACGGCCAAGACCGGCGTCGGGCAGGCCGAGCTGTGGCTGACCCCCACCGCCAGCCCCTGGACCACCCAAGTTCATTCCGCACCAAGCTGTGAACAGTAG
- a CDS encoding MFS transporter, with product MSAAQPVTATENRRRWQAVGVGLVAAFMTLLDVSIVNVAVPSIDRALHASPSDLQWVLSGYALTFGLALVPAGRFGDARGRRNAFVFGIALFTITSALAGLATSPTWLVVTRLLQGAAAGIVNPQVIGLIQQLFRGPERARPFGLLGATIGISTAVGPLLGGLLIAIGGEEHGWRWVFFVNVPVGILAVILGWRLLPGRPAGQPGWRQLDPVGVLLLGVGVVLVLLPLVQEQQWETPWKWALIPIGLAVLVVFGLWERRYEHHHQPLFDLRLFSLQSYTLGALLALVYFGGFTAIFFIFTLFLQMGLGYSALVAGLAITPFALGSAAAAVLGGRIVNRLGRPLVAIGLLTVVVGLAATVVALRLAPDAPAPWVAAGPLLVAGIGSGLVIAPNQTITLSEVPVAQAGSGAGMLQTGQRIGAAAGIAAVGSMFFSSLADTRGDWTTAFERSLVLATGIIGLALICALVDIVRNHNH from the coding sequence ATGAGCGCGGCGCAGCCGGTCACGGCGACCGAGAACCGGCGGCGCTGGCAGGCCGTCGGCGTCGGCCTGGTCGCCGCGTTCATGACGCTGCTCGACGTCAGCATCGTCAACGTCGCGGTGCCGTCCATCGACCGAGCGCTGCACGCCTCCCCGAGCGACCTGCAGTGGGTCCTCTCCGGGTACGCGCTCACCTTCGGCCTGGCGCTGGTCCCCGCCGGCCGCTTCGGCGACGCCCGAGGCCGCCGCAACGCGTTCGTCTTCGGCATCGCCCTGTTCACGATCACCAGCGCACTCGCCGGCCTCGCCACCTCACCGACCTGGCTGGTGGTCACCCGACTGCTCCAGGGCGCCGCCGCCGGCATCGTCAACCCGCAGGTCATCGGGCTCATCCAGCAACTGTTCCGCGGCCCGGAGCGGGCCCGCCCCTTCGGGCTGCTCGGCGCCACCATCGGCATCTCCACAGCGGTCGGGCCGTTGCTCGGCGGGCTGCTCATCGCCATCGGCGGTGAGGAACACGGGTGGCGCTGGGTCTTCTTCGTCAACGTGCCGGTCGGCATCCTCGCGGTGATCCTCGGCTGGCGGCTGCTGCCCGGTCGCCCCGCCGGTCAACCCGGCTGGCGTCAACTCGACCCCGTCGGTGTCCTCCTCCTCGGGGTGGGCGTGGTGCTGGTCCTGCTCCCACTCGTGCAGGAACAGCAGTGGGAGACCCCCTGGAAGTGGGCGCTCATCCCGATCGGCCTGGCCGTGCTGGTCGTCTTCGGGCTGTGGGAGCGGCGGTACGAACACCACCACCAACCCCTGTTCGACCTTCGGCTGTTCAGCCTCCAGTCGTACACCCTGGGCGCACTGTTGGCGCTGGTCTACTTCGGCGGCTTCACCGCCATCTTCTTCATCTTCACGCTGTTCCTCCAGATGGGTCTCGGCTACAGCGCGCTCGTCGCCGGCCTGGCCATCACCCCGTTCGCCCTCGGCTCGGCGGCCGCCGCCGTCCTCGGTGGCCGCATCGTCAACCGCCTCGGCCGACCGTTGGTCGCCATCGGCCTGCTCACAGTCGTGGTCGGGCTGGCCGCGACCGTGGTCGCGCTGCGCCTCGCGCCGGACGCCCCGGCACCCTGGGTGGCCGCCGGCCCACTACTCGTCGCGGGCATCGGCAGCGGGCTGGTCATCGCCCCCAACCAGACGATCACCCTCTCCGAAGTGCCGGTGGCGCAGGCCGGCAGCGGCGCGGGCATGCTCCAGACCGGCCAGCGGATCGGCGCGGCGGCCGGTATCGCCGCCGTCGGCTCGATGTTCTTCTCGTCGCTGGCCGACACCCGGGGCGACTGGACCACCGCCTTCGAGCGGTCCCTCGTCCTGGCCACCGGCATCATCGGGCTCGCGCTGATCTGCGCCCTGGTCGACATCGTCCGCAACCACAACCACTGA
- a CDS encoding geranylgeranyl reductase family protein, which produces MIVWDLVVVGAGPAGLSAAHAAARAGVCTLVVERAAHPRYKTCGGGLIGTSLAAVADRIEVPAHDRVDRVTFTREGRREFTRRNDGPVVTMVRREEFDDRLREAAVAAGAQMRERVAVRAIEQGPEGVRLRLADGTTIAARTVIGADGSSGVTARHVGVRYRQVDLGLELEIPVPPAEQERWRGRLLLDWGDMPGSYAWVFPKGDRLTVGVIAGRGAGEGTREYLRRFVDRLGLTGLPAEHDSGHLTRCRADDSPLRNGRVLVVGDAAGLLEPWSREGISFALRSGGLAGAAVADGDLAGYERAVAARLVPEMRAGFRLLDVFTRRPDVFHALLATPPGWRMFVQFCQGRASFDEMLRRRSIRAALAVLDRLPAPRRPTAVLPGS; this is translated from the coding sequence GTGATCGTCTGGGACCTCGTCGTCGTCGGCGCCGGCCCCGCCGGGCTGTCCGCGGCACACGCCGCTGCCCGTGCCGGTGTCTGCACACTCGTCGTCGAGCGGGCCGCGCACCCGCGGTACAAGACCTGCGGCGGTGGCCTGATCGGCACCTCCCTCGCGGCCGTCGCGGATCGGATCGAGGTGCCCGCGCACGACCGGGTGGACCGTGTCACGTTCACCCGCGAGGGTCGCCGGGAGTTCACCCGCCGCAACGACGGTCCGGTCGTGACGATGGTGCGTCGCGAGGAGTTCGACGACCGGCTGCGCGAGGCGGCGGTCGCCGCCGGCGCGCAGATGCGGGAGCGGGTCGCGGTCCGCGCGATCGAGCAGGGCCCCGAGGGGGTACGCCTGCGGCTGGCCGACGGTACGACGATCGCGGCGCGGACGGTGATCGGCGCCGATGGGTCGTCGGGGGTGACCGCCCGACACGTCGGGGTCCGCTACCGGCAGGTGGACCTGGGGCTGGAGTTGGAGATCCCGGTGCCTCCGGCGGAGCAGGAGCGGTGGCGGGGGCGGTTGCTGCTGGACTGGGGCGACATGCCGGGCTCGTACGCCTGGGTCTTCCCGAAGGGTGACCGCCTGACGGTCGGCGTGATCGCCGGTCGGGGAGCGGGGGAGGGGACCCGGGAGTACCTGCGGCGGTTCGTCGACCGGTTGGGGTTGACCGGGTTGCCGGCGGAGCACGATTCCGGTCACCTGACCCGGTGCCGCGCGGACGATTCACCGTTGCGCAACGGCCGGGTGCTGGTGGTCGGGGATGCGGCGGGGTTGTTGGAGCCGTGGAGCCGGGAGGGCATCAGCTTCGCGTTGCGGTCCGGCGGGTTGGCCGGCGCGGCGGTCGCCGACGGTGACCTGGCCGGGTACGAACGGGCGGTCGCCGCGCGGTTGGTGCCGGAGATGCGGGCGGGGTTCCGGCTGTTGGACGTGTTCACCCGCCGCCCGGACGTGTTCCACGCCCTGTTGGCGACTCCGCCCGGCTGGCGGATGTTCGTGCAGTTCTGCCAGGGGCGGGCGAGCTTCGACGAGATGCTGCGCCGTCGGTCCATCCGGGCCGCCCTCGCCGTGCTGGACCGACTGCCCGCACCGCGCCGTCCCACAGCTGTTCTCCCAGGATCCTAG